Proteins found in one Deltaproteobacteria bacterium IMCC39524 genomic segment:
- a CDS encoding peptidylprolyl isomerase, which translates to MNKAQEGDKVTVTYQGVLDDGMIFDETEDSAPLVFILGENEVLPGMEIAVLGMEVGDRKTVTIPPEHGYGVRQQKLVEEVSIEALPQDLQLDLGGQLEVIAADGTAHQLVVVELGEQKVTLDGNHPLAGKSLILQIELVSIDRPTIN; encoded by the coding sequence ATGAATAAAGCACAGGAAGGCGACAAAGTCACAGTAACCTATCAGGGTGTCCTTGACGACGGCATGATTTTCGACGAGACGGAGGATAGCGCCCCTTTGGTATTTATCCTGGGAGAGAATGAAGTCCTTCCGGGGATGGAGATCGCCGTATTGGGCATGGAAGTCGGGGATCGTAAAACCGTCACAATACCTCCGGAGCATGGCTATGGTGTGCGTCAACAGAAGCTCGTTGAAGAGGTCAGCATAGAGGCCCTTCCCCAGGATCTTCAGCTTGATCTGGGCGGTCAACTGGAGGTCATTGCGGCCGATGGAACAGCCCACCAACTGGTTGTTGTAGAGCTTGGGGAGCAGAAAGTCACGCTCGATGGCAATCATCCTCTTGCCGGCAAGTCCCTGATATTACAGATTGAGCTTGTCTCCATAGACAGGCCAACAATCAACTGA
- a CDS encoding cupin domain-containing protein, whose protein sequence is MVKKLIGKKLKATRLRNDMTIQELAVSSNVSSNMISRIERGLTTPSVEIIVRLANSFGMSINYFVEEAEKGSTIVHTKKGQGEPIFFFEDKHQIISLTQGLRDPNFTVFFDTIEPNCGSGDGGMIHSGEEFALVVEGALEFIIDDERFVLEEGDSIVFKASLPHRWRNLHQGKTNVLWVVSPAPSLN, encoded by the coding sequence ATGGTGAAAAAATTAATTGGTAAAAAGTTAAAAGCTACAAGACTCCGTAATGACATGACAATACAGGAACTTGCTGTAAGCTCAAATGTCTCTTCAAACATGATTTCACGAATAGAACGTGGACTGACTACGCCTTCCGTTGAGATCATAGTCAGACTGGCAAACTCCTTCGGGATGAGTATTAATTATTTCGTTGAAGAGGCGGAGAAGGGGTCAACGATTGTTCATACCAAGAAGGGGCAGGGTGAGCCTATCTTCTTCTTTGAAGACAAGCATCAAATCATCAGTCTGACTCAAGGCTTGCGCGATCCTAACTTTACTGTCTTTTTTGACACCATAGAGCCGAACTGCGGTAGCGGAGATGGGGGAATGATCCATTCCGGTGAGGAGTTTGCGCTGGTTGTGGAAGGGGCCCTGGAGTTTATTATCGATGATGAGAGGTTTGTTCTGGAGGAGGGTGATTCAATCGTTTTCAAGGCCTCTCTTCCTCACCGTTGGCGTAATTTACATCAAGGTAAAACCAACGTCCTGTGGGTTGTCTCGCCGGCGCCGAGCCTGAACTGA
- the bioB gene encoding biotin synthase BioB: protein MHYWQSIQELAERVSQGETLTTSEGLKILHSHGAEYTAYMAGAHHLKELAYGDTAQLCSIINAKSGRCMENCSFCAQSAHHQSSPPVYPLKSREEIIEGARIAQEEGSHCYGIVTSGTQPSFGDEFDTVLSSITEIRDRFDVEPSASLGLLNEELAEALAGAGCVTYHHNLETARSFFPEICNTHDYEEDVKTVKVAKAAGMKVCCGGIFGLGESQAQRVELASTLRELDVDSIPLNFLNPIAGTPLENHKSISAMDCARAITMFRYFLPKKPISVCGGRETNLRELQSWIFMAGASGTMIGNYLTTSGRNREIDLQMFKDIEVTTRGC, encoded by the coding sequence ATGCATTATTGGCAAAGCATACAAGAGCTAGCTGAACGAGTCTCACAGGGAGAAACGCTAACAACGTCGGAAGGACTTAAAATTCTTCACTCCCATGGCGCTGAGTACACAGCCTATATGGCCGGCGCTCATCACCTAAAAGAGCTTGCCTACGGTGACACAGCACAACTCTGCTCGATCATCAACGCTAAGTCTGGTCGTTGTATGGAGAATTGTTCCTTCTGTGCCCAATCAGCACATCACCAATCATCACCACCCGTCTACCCTCTAAAATCACGTGAGGAGATCATCGAAGGAGCGCGGATAGCACAAGAAGAAGGGTCTCATTGTTACGGTATTGTAACAAGTGGAACGCAACCCTCCTTTGGAGATGAATTTGACACGGTTTTATCTTCCATAACAGAAATAAGAGACCGTTTTGATGTCGAACCTTCAGCATCGCTGGGTTTATTGAACGAAGAACTTGCGGAAGCTCTTGCCGGTGCGGGTTGCGTGACCTACCATCACAACCTGGAGACGGCTCGGTCGTTTTTTCCTGAGATTTGCAACACTCACGATTATGAAGAAGATGTCAAAACGGTCAAGGTCGCGAAAGCCGCCGGGATGAAGGTTTGCTGTGGTGGAATTTTTGGCCTTGGAGAGTCCCAAGCACAACGGGTAGAGCTCGCATCCACCCTGCGCGAGCTTGATGTTGACTCAATCCCCTTGAACTTTCTCAACCCTATTGCAGGAACACCCCTGGAGAATCACAAGTCTATTTCTGCCATGGACTGCGCCAGGGCCATCACCATGTTTCGTTATTTTCTCCCGAAAAAACCGATCAGCGTATGCGGCGGACGTGAGACAAACTTACGCGAACTGCAATCGTGGATTTTTATGGCAGGAGCCAGCGGCACAATGATCGGCAATTACCTGACGACCTCCGGACGTAATCGTGAGATCGACTTGCAAATGTTTAAAGATATCGAGGTGACAACACGTGGCTGCTAA
- a CDS encoding UvrD-helicase domain-containing protein, whose product MIKAQSQQPADWRERQTAVDITRSCIVQAPAGSGKTELLVQRLLALLSIAEAPEEILSITFTRKAAGEMKLRLLQALESACDDDPPAKPHAFETWQRARAVLERDRQKGWGLLDNPTRLQLTTIDSFCSLITRRMPWMSRFGDQPRVTDDPTELYLSASESLLSRVENGGSGQEAIERLLVHLDNRLILLRELLVAMLGRRDQWLRHLMTNYQQDPRQLLESSLQLYVTTFLSQVHAAFGRERCEELSELLCFAASNMDDDYSFAVAACDPVDYEGLEFWSAAANLLLTSAGGLRKSVTKSIGFPADKTTRAQEMKRRVLELLNDLQLSPVVELLQAVRRLPATTYDQGQWQILQALIELLPLAVVELKETFRSQGQVDFIEIAGAANAALGSVVAPEELLLQLDSRIRHILVDEFQDTSFAQYDLLCRLTAGWEPGDGRTLFLVGDPMQSIYRFREAEVGLYLRVCKSGFNDLPIERIVLNTNFRSQAKLVDWVNDNFASLFPSNEDELRGAVGFSPAIAFNASADRPLVSTHGYVDRQDENEAGRVVELIRKAQQDNPDGTVAVLVRSRIHLKAIVSALKNNNLRYQAQDIDPLIDRPVVQDLLSLTRALQHHADRVAWLSLLRAPWCGLSLEDLTRLCGKDPRSTVWKLLTQPAGQIEMFEQLSPVGRQRLARILPVLKRALQNSGKLSLRRLVESTWLSLNGPACVEASDLVDVRQFFALLEDLAMEGPLEVLEERLGKLYAAPDPQAGPNLQLMTIHKAKGLEFDTVILPGLGRGVRSRDKALLRWLEHPDCGLLLAPIPPLVSEQDEPTYRAIGQILQEKDDFEALRLLYVAVTRAKSHLHLLGHAKMNSAGELVPLSRSLLSVLWPACSEEFSKEAFAADSCGSEAPSALTIKRLPLTWQPPVLTERLVLNQGMTRRASADGHYVDDTVRSRLTEEGRVVGILVHAWLERIACDGLNMWPTVALEARLEDFKTQLNTQGIPLSRLDACALIVLNCLLNTVGSPRGRWLLSSQQDASCELALNGIIDGQLIRATIDRTFLDEDSVRWIVDYKTSSPGEREDPDRFVRKELERYQGQLKIYQGLVAQLYPEVQIRTALYFPLFDGWAELEL is encoded by the coding sequence ATGATTAAGGCGCAATCACAACAGCCTGCGGATTGGCGAGAGCGACAGACAGCAGTCGATATTACACGCTCCTGCATTGTTCAGGCTCCGGCCGGTTCAGGAAAAACAGAGTTATTGGTTCAGCGGCTGTTGGCGCTGTTAAGTATTGCTGAGGCTCCTGAAGAAATCCTCTCTATCACCTTTACTCGTAAGGCCGCCGGTGAAATGAAGCTGCGATTATTGCAAGCTCTTGAAAGTGCCTGCGATGATGACCCTCCTGCTAAGCCTCATGCTTTCGAGACGTGGCAGCGTGCTCGCGCTGTGCTGGAGCGTGACCGTCAAAAAGGGTGGGGGCTGCTGGATAATCCGACCCGATTGCAATTAACCACGATCGACAGCTTTTGCTCTCTGATAACACGCAGAATGCCCTGGATGTCGCGCTTTGGCGACCAGCCAAGGGTGACAGATGATCCCACAGAGCTGTACTTGTCAGCCTCTGAATCACTTCTCTCAAGGGTTGAAAATGGTGGTTCTGGCCAGGAAGCCATAGAACGACTTCTGGTTCACCTGGATAATCGCCTGATTCTTTTGCGTGAACTTTTGGTCGCCATGCTCGGACGTCGTGACCAATGGTTGCGTCACCTCATGACAAACTACCAACAGGACCCTCGGCAACTACTTGAGTCTTCGTTGCAGCTTTACGTCACAACTTTTTTGAGCCAGGTCCATGCCGCTTTTGGTCGCGAGCGTTGTGAGGAGCTTTCGGAGCTCCTTTGCTTCGCAGCAAGCAATATGGACGATGATTACAGTTTTGCGGTCGCTGCTTGCGACCCCGTCGATTATGAAGGCCTTGAGTTCTGGTCGGCAGCTGCGAACCTGTTGTTGACCTCGGCAGGAGGCTTGCGCAAGAGCGTTACTAAATCGATTGGTTTCCCTGCTGATAAAACGACACGGGCGCAGGAGATGAAGCGCCGTGTTCTGGAGCTGCTAAATGATCTGCAGCTATCTCCTGTGGTCGAACTGCTGCAGGCTGTGCGTCGTTTGCCGGCAACTACCTATGACCAGGGCCAATGGCAAATTCTGCAGGCCCTGATTGAGTTGCTCCCTCTGGCTGTCGTCGAACTCAAGGAAACATTTCGTTCACAAGGGCAGGTTGATTTTATTGAGATCGCCGGAGCGGCAAATGCTGCACTCGGGTCAGTTGTCGCGCCTGAAGAGCTTCTCCTGCAGCTTGACAGCCGAATCCGTCACATTCTTGTCGATGAGTTTCAGGACACCTCCTTTGCTCAATATGATCTGCTTTGTCGTTTAACTGCTGGCTGGGAACCGGGTGATGGTCGTACGCTTTTTCTTGTCGGCGACCCCATGCAGTCTATTTATCGCTTTCGAGAGGCAGAAGTTGGTCTATACCTGCGTGTTTGCAAAAGCGGTTTCAACGATCTTCCTATTGAACGTATTGTTCTGAATACGAATTTTCGTTCGCAGGCAAAACTCGTTGATTGGGTCAACGATAACTTCGCCAGCCTCTTCCCGTCGAACGAAGACGAACTCCGCGGCGCCGTTGGCTTCTCTCCTGCGATCGCATTTAATGCCTCTGCTGATCGTCCCTTGGTTTCGACTCATGGTTACGTCGATAGACAGGACGAAAATGAGGCAGGAAGGGTTGTTGAGCTGATCAGGAAGGCGCAGCAAGATAATCCGGATGGTACGGTGGCTGTTCTTGTGCGTTCCCGGATTCATCTCAAAGCGATTGTCTCTGCCTTGAAGAACAATAATTTGCGCTACCAGGCTCAGGATATCGATCCTTTGATTGACAGACCCGTCGTTCAGGATCTTCTGTCCCTGACAAGGGCTCTGCAGCATCATGCTGATCGAGTCGCCTGGCTGTCTTTGCTCCGGGCCCCCTGGTGCGGACTTTCCCTTGAGGATCTCACCCGTCTGTGTGGTAAGGACCCGCGTTCCACTGTCTGGAAGTTATTGACTCAACCCGCTGGGCAAATAGAGATGTTTGAGCAGCTCAGTCCCGTAGGAAGGCAGAGGCTGGCGAGAATCCTTCCTGTTCTTAAGCGGGCCTTGCAAAACAGTGGGAAACTCAGCTTGAGAAGACTGGTCGAGTCAACCTGGCTATCACTGAATGGGCCGGCCTGTGTTGAGGCTTCCGACCTGGTTGACGTCAGGCAATTTTTCGCTTTGCTGGAAGATCTTGCGATGGAAGGGCCACTGGAAGTTCTGGAAGAACGCCTGGGAAAACTCTATGCTGCTCCTGATCCGCAAGCCGGGCCAAATCTGCAGCTGATGACAATTCATAAAGCCAAGGGCCTGGAGTTTGACACCGTGATCCTGCCTGGACTGGGCCGAGGAGTGAGATCACGAGATAAGGCTCTGCTGCGTTGGCTGGAGCATCCCGATTGCGGACTGCTTTTGGCTCCGATTCCACCCCTTGTCAGTGAACAGGATGAGCCGACCTATCGTGCAATAGGGCAGATTCTGCAAGAGAAAGATGATTTCGAAGCCTTGCGTCTTTTGTATGTCGCGGTCACCAGAGCCAAGTCGCACTTGCACCTGCTTGGACATGCGAAGATGAACTCCGCTGGAGAACTTGTGCCACTTTCCAGGTCACTTCTGTCTGTGCTCTGGCCGGCTTGTTCTGAAGAGTTCTCTAAAGAGGCCTTTGCTGCAGATTCTTGCGGCAGTGAAGCCCCCTCGGCTCTTACAATCAAAAGGTTGCCATTGACCTGGCAGCCCCCGGTGCTAACGGAACGTCTTGTCCTGAATCAGGGCATGACACGTCGGGCTTCTGCTGACGGCCATTATGTTGATGACACGGTCAGATCTCGTCTCACTGAGGAAGGACGCGTTGTCGGCATTCTTGTCCATGCCTGGCTGGAACGGATCGCCTGCGATGGACTCAATATGTGGCCAACTGTTGCTCTTGAGGCCCGGTTGGAGGACTTCAAAACGCAGCTGAACACACAAGGGATCCCTCTGTCACGATTGGATGCTTGCGCCCTAATCGTTTTGAATTGCCTGCTAAACACTGTTGGCAGCCCACGAGGCCGTTGGCTGCTTAGCTCTCAGCAAGACGCCTCCTGTGAACTTGCCTTAAATGGCATTATAGATGGTCAGTTGATCCGTGCCACAATTGATCGCACCTTTCTGGATGAAGATAGTGTCCGCTGGATTGTTGACTATAAGACGAGCAGTCCGGGTGAGAGGGAAGACCCAGATCGCTTTGTCCGGAAGGAGTTGGAGCGTTATCAAGGTCAACTAAAAATCTATCAGGGACTTGTCGCACAGCTTTATCCTGAGGTTCAGATCCGTACGGCGCTCTACTTTCCTCTTTTCGATGGATGGGCAGAGCTTGAACTGTGA
- the bioD gene encoding dethiobiotin synthase encodes MAANKSCPGIFVTGTDTGVGKTIVTAALARHFTAKGLKVGVMKPIETGVAYTQAPGADASLLRWSCNATDPEEIIAPYRYEKPLAPCQAAAAANDPIDVKKIIDAQETLRVGKDLVLIEGAGGLMVPIRGGYIMSDLAGQLNMPLLIITHPRLGTLNHTLLTTFAARAMELEISGYLINQMPEHPGEAEKQAPHLLSSLASADLLGVLPEVEGSDQDKVIALAEEIEKLPAYQWLLNALGIML; translated from the coding sequence GTGGCTGCTAACAAATCATGTCCAGGCATTTTCGTAACAGGCACAGACACAGGCGTTGGAAAAACAATAGTCACAGCAGCCCTGGCCCGTCATTTTACCGCAAAAGGGCTCAAGGTTGGCGTTATGAAACCGATTGAAACGGGCGTCGCCTACACTCAAGCGCCGGGAGCAGACGCTTCCTTGTTGCGCTGGTCCTGCAACGCGACGGACCCTGAAGAAATCATCGCACCTTATCGTTACGAGAAACCTCTGGCACCCTGTCAAGCGGCAGCTGCTGCAAATGACCCGATCGATGTCAAAAAAATTATCGACGCACAGGAAACATTGCGCGTTGGCAAAGACCTTGTCCTTATTGAGGGGGCCGGTGGCTTGATGGTACCGATTCGAGGTGGCTACATCATGTCTGATCTTGCCGGGCAGTTGAACATGCCTCTTCTCATCATCACTCACCCGCGCCTTGGCACACTCAACCACACTTTACTGACGACCTTTGCGGCGCGAGCGATGGAACTGGAAATCAGTGGCTACCTGATCAACCAGATGCCTGAGCATCCCGGTGAAGCTGAAAAGCAGGCGCCGCACCTCTTGTCCTCTTTAGCTTCCGCAGACTTACTTGGTGTCCTGCCTGAAGTCGAGGGATCAGACCAGGACAAGGTTATCGCCCTGGCCGAAGAGATAGAGAAACTTCCCGCCTACCAGTGGCTGCTGAATGCCCTGGGGATAATGCTCTAA
- a CDS encoding carboxy terminal-processing peptidase, with translation MFKDNRWIRALLIGVTLLFTGLFIAPAQMNATTPEANPDEMDQNRTRLLTYVLKRQVENHFSGKEIDDTLSFAAFELYLKQLDYQKRLLLAEEVSQLEIFKDRIDDEVQSGRVILAPLAFRLLANSISRAELLAEKALSEPFSFDVDEGYETDPEKLDFCQTEEALAERWRLDLKYRTLNRYLSLLEDAGVEDPLKATPEEQKEKELEAREKVRKQYSTYFDRLKKETLKDHYDRYLNAFSRAFDPHTTYMPPQSKEDFDISMRGSLEGIGATLREEDGYIKVVKVIPGSAADRQGQLHADDVILAVAQGKDEPVDVTDMRLRDAVALIRGKKGTEVRLTLRRQGLKPFVVPIVRDVVVIEESFVKSAVVADPESGHQYGYVKIPSFYRDFETTRNGGKGRNSTDDVKAALNAFDKKKISGLILDLRNNGGGALTDAVGVAGLFLGEGPVVQVRNGGGDAKVLYSYSKEIAYHGPMVVLTNSFSASASEIVAGALQDYGRAVIVGSDHTHGKGTVQVIVDLDKSLTLKNMRQYMPLGALKMTTQKFYRVTGDSTQYRGVVPDIILPDRSRYNEYGERYLDNSLPWDRIDEVEHKEWPPMDRASLDKNSQGRVAENEDFIEIVRISEAMGERIRDTRQSLLLADVVKERDDLQGLDVTPHGDKGDLVDDDDKKDTEEDDEKDRDPTEKLIESVLKDVYAKEAMAILFDLDKQKKEMASKGAE, from the coding sequence ATGTTTAAAGACAATCGATGGATTCGAGCACTCCTGATCGGTGTGACTTTGCTGTTTACAGGTCTGTTCATTGCTCCGGCACAGATGAATGCAACAACTCCGGAGGCGAATCCTGATGAAATGGATCAGAACCGTACGCGGCTTCTTACCTATGTTCTGAAGCGCCAGGTGGAGAACCATTTCAGTGGCAAGGAAATCGATGACACTCTCTCGTTTGCAGCTTTTGAGCTCTATCTCAAACAATTGGATTATCAGAAACGCCTACTGCTTGCTGAAGAAGTCTCCCAGTTGGAAATATTCAAAGATCGTATCGATGATGAAGTGCAGAGCGGCCGGGTCATCCTTGCTCCCCTCGCTTTCCGTCTGCTTGCCAACAGCATCTCCCGTGCAGAGCTACTGGCAGAAAAAGCACTGTCAGAGCCTTTCTCTTTTGACGTTGACGAAGGCTATGAAACGGATCCGGAGAAGCTTGACTTCTGTCAAACTGAAGAAGCCTTAGCTGAACGCTGGCGTCTTGACCTGAAATACCGCACCCTGAACCGATACCTTAGCCTGCTTGAAGATGCGGGTGTTGAAGATCCGCTCAAAGCCACGCCAGAGGAACAGAAGGAAAAGGAGCTTGAGGCACGCGAAAAAGTTCGCAAGCAGTACAGTACCTACTTCGATCGCCTTAAAAAGGAAACTCTCAAGGACCATTACGATCGTTACCTGAACGCGTTCTCTCGTGCTTTCGACCCTCACACGACTTATATGCCTCCTCAGTCGAAAGAGGATTTTGATATCAGTATGCGAGGGTCCCTCGAAGGGATCGGCGCGACCTTGCGTGAAGAGGATGGATATATCAAGGTCGTTAAGGTGATTCCAGGGAGCGCAGCGGACAGGCAAGGGCAATTACATGCCGACGATGTTATTCTTGCTGTCGCTCAAGGCAAGGATGAACCCGTTGACGTGACCGACATGCGTCTCCGTGATGCCGTCGCCCTGATTCGTGGCAAAAAAGGTACCGAAGTACGTCTGACTTTGCGTCGACAGGGGCTCAAACCTTTCGTTGTGCCGATCGTCCGAGATGTTGTTGTTATTGAAGAGTCCTTTGTTAAATCAGCGGTCGTTGCAGACCCTGAATCAGGCCATCAATATGGCTATGTCAAGATTCCCAGCTTTTACAGGGACTTTGAAACGACCCGTAACGGCGGTAAAGGCCGTAACTCTACCGATGACGTCAAGGCTGCCCTGAATGCTTTTGATAAGAAGAAAATATCCGGGCTTATTTTAGACCTTCGCAATAACGGTGGTGGGGCCCTCACTGATGCTGTCGGTGTGGCCGGCTTGTTTCTCGGTGAAGGGCCTGTTGTGCAAGTTCGCAATGGGGGTGGTGACGCCAAGGTTCTGTATAGCTACAGCAAGGAAATTGCCTATCATGGTCCAATGGTTGTGTTAACCAATAGTTTTAGTGCTTCTGCCTCAGAGATTGTTGCCGGGGCCCTTCAGGATTATGGTCGTGCCGTAATCGTCGGCAGTGACCATACCCATGGCAAGGGGACTGTTCAGGTCATTGTGGATCTGGACAAAAGCCTGACTTTAAAGAATATGCGTCAATACATGCCTCTTGGCGCACTTAAGATGACCACGCAGAAATTCTACAGGGTTACGGGTGACTCAACCCAGTATCGAGGTGTTGTTCCGGACATCATCCTGCCCGACCGCAGTCGTTATAATGAGTACGGTGAGCGTTATCTTGATAACAGCCTGCCATGGGATCGTATCGACGAAGTTGAGCATAAGGAATGGCCTCCAATGGATCGTGCCAGCCTTGATAAAAACAGCCAGGGCAGGGTTGCTGAGAATGAAGACTTTATTGAGATAGTACGCATCTCAGAAGCCATGGGTGAGCGTATCAGGGATACCCGCCAATCTCTTCTTCTCGCTGACGTTGTTAAGGAAAGGGATGATCTCCAGGGGTTGGACGTAACCCCACACGGTGACAAAGGTGATCTTGTGGATGATGATGACAAAAAAGACACTGAAGAGGATGACGAAAAAGACCGGGATCCAACGGAAAAACTGATAGAGTCTGTTCTGAAAGATGTTTACGCCAAGGAGGCCATGGCCATCTTGTTCGATCTTGATAAACAGAAGAAAGAGATGGCCAGCAAGGGCGCAGAGTAG
- a CDS encoding XRE family transcriptional regulator, whose protein sequence is MKLKKIVGKKLKAIRLKNDMTIQELASQSNVSSNMISRVERGLTIPSVEILMKLAAVFDKSINYFVEEVSTSHEIVFSLPGQRDTTVYDDENNMHTESYTSGLRDPQFMSFLCTVPVGGTSGQQNMYHPGDELIVLLEGQLKVTIASEEYSLSAGDSLSFKSHLPHRWDNVGDNDARIIWTLSPFTTI, encoded by the coding sequence ATGAAATTGAAGAAAATCGTAGGCAAAAAACTTAAAGCTATTCGCCTCAAGAACGATATGACCATCCAGGAGCTGGCGTCTCAATCCAACGTCTCTTCGAATATGATCTCCAGGGTGGAGCGGGGCTTGACAATCCCGTCTGTGGAAATTTTGATGAAGCTTGCTGCGGTTTTTGATAAGAGTATCAATTACTTCGTTGAGGAGGTTTCTACAAGCCACGAAATTGTTTTTTCTTTGCCGGGGCAACGGGACACCACGGTGTATGATGATGAAAACAATATGCATACCGAGTCCTATACATCAGGGCTTCGAGATCCGCAGTTCATGTCTTTCCTCTGCACGGTTCCCGTCGGTGGTACCAGCGGCCAGCAGAATATGTATCATCCGGGAGACGAGCTTATCGTTTTGCTTGAAGGTCAACTCAAAGTAACCATAGCGTCCGAGGAATACAGCCTTTCTGCCGGCGATAGCCTGTCTTTTAAATCTCACCTTCCTCACCGCTGGGATAACGTCGGAGATAATGACGCACGGATCATCTGGACCCTGTCACCCTTTACGACAATCTGA